In Streptomyces sp. NBC_00414, a single window of DNA contains:
- a CDS encoding ABC transporter substrate-binding protein, with protein sequence MMDRTHRVRRRIAATVCAAALVLPLAACDALTPGSATAVPGPTSVPSSTAVPDGDITLHLQFADAPLMVDALIAAFEKDHPGIDVEPQYKTFSDYVQNLKLTMTSDTAPDIAQYAVGMTDLAADGHILDLAPYREAYGWDKAIPPVSLDQLTAGQTSEATGGRALFGVPAGLSMTGIYYNKKLAAKAGIDAPPRTLDEFGKQLAAAKDADLTPLGVGALDSGGLHLWAALLNQLMPTDEYWDWVNGKKGATIENPAAVEASEDMIEWGRKGYYNESANGTAQVDSTAQFTKGDSVFLINGNWAAGQLATVMGDDVGFFPMPGEQAGSPTVASGFSVSYAVSAKTEHPEAAGAFLDFLTSPEAGQIISDNGFMPPNPDAVKKPTGVLADIAAGHRRAVADDGITTFPDFAAPAMLDRLRSGVQKLIADRVEPADYLDSLQDEWEDHHGE encoded by the coding sequence ATGATGGACCGCACACACCGGGTGCGCCGCCGCATCGCCGCGACGGTCTGCGCCGCCGCCCTCGTGCTGCCGCTCGCCGCGTGCGACGCCCTCACCCCGGGCAGCGCGACGGCGGTGCCGGGCCCCACGAGCGTGCCGTCCTCGACGGCCGTGCCGGACGGGGACATCACGCTGCATCTCCAGTTCGCCGACGCCCCGTTGATGGTCGACGCGCTGATCGCCGCGTTCGAGAAGGACCACCCCGGCATCGACGTGGAGCCGCAGTACAAGACGTTCTCGGACTACGTCCAGAACCTCAAGCTGACGATGACCTCGGACACCGCTCCCGACATCGCGCAGTACGCGGTCGGTATGACCGATCTCGCGGCGGACGGCCACATCCTGGACCTGGCGCCCTACCGGGAGGCGTACGGCTGGGACAAGGCCATTCCGCCGGTCAGCCTCGACCAGCTCACGGCCGGGCAGACGAGCGAGGCCACCGGCGGGCGCGCCCTGTTCGGGGTGCCGGCCGGGCTGTCGATGACGGGCATCTACTACAACAAGAAACTCGCCGCGAAGGCCGGTATCGACGCCCCGCCCAGGACCCTGGACGAGTTCGGGAAGCAGCTCGCCGCGGCCAAGGACGCGGACCTGACCCCGCTCGGGGTCGGCGCGCTCGACTCCGGCGGTCTGCACCTGTGGGCCGCCCTGCTCAACCAGCTGATGCCCACGGACGAGTACTGGGACTGGGTGAACGGCAAGAAGGGCGCCACGATAGAGAATCCGGCCGCGGTCGAGGCCAGCGAGGACATGATCGAGTGGGGCCGCAAGGGCTACTACAACGAGTCCGCGAACGGCACCGCGCAGGTCGACTCGACCGCCCAGTTCACCAAGGGCGACAGCGTCTTCCTGATCAACGGCAACTGGGCGGCCGGGCAGCTGGCCACCGTCATGGGGGACGACGTCGGGTTCTTCCCGATGCCCGGCGAACAGGCCGGCTCTCCCACGGTGGCCTCGGGGTTCAGCGTCTCCTACGCCGTGTCGGCCAAGACCGAACACCCCGAGGCCGCAGGCGCGTTCCTCGACTTCCTGACCTCTCCCGAGGCCGGCCAGATCATCAGCGACAACGGCTTCATGCCGCCCAACCCGGACGCCGTGAAGAAGCCGACGGGCGTGCTCGCGGACATCGCGGCGGGCCACCGGCGGGCCGTGGCCGACGACGGCATCACCACGTTCCCCGACTTCGCCGCGCCCGCGATGCTCGACCGGCTGCGCTCCGGCGTCCAGAAGCTCATCGCGGACCGCGTCGAGCCCGCGGACTACCTCGACTCTCTTCAGGACGAGTGGGAGGACCATCATGGGGAGTAG
- a CDS encoding helix-turn-helix domain-containing protein encodes MSSHASNSARVIPLRPVPADPAEPAEPVVPVVPTPREPLWRDVVGEVLRRERLAQERTLKDVAEAARISMPYLSELERGRKEASSEVLAAAAHALGLGLADLLALSHRRLMRQVQPRTLSSRTAPRRTGASSRSGEIRLAA; translated from the coding sequence GTGAGCAGCCACGCGTCGAACTCAGCCCGCGTCATTCCCCTGCGACCCGTTCCGGCCGATCCGGCCGAGCCCGCCGAACCAGTGGTGCCGGTGGTACCGACACCCAGGGAGCCGTTGTGGCGGGACGTCGTGGGTGAGGTCCTGCGGCGCGAGCGGCTCGCGCAGGAGCGGACGCTCAAGGATGTCGCCGAAGCGGCCCGGATCTCGATGCCGTACCTCTCGGAGCTGGAGCGCGGCCGCAAGGAGGCCTCGTCCGAGGTCCTCGCAGCCGCCGCGCACGCGCTCGGACTGGGCCTCGCCGATCTGCTCGCCCTGTCGCACCGGCGCCTGATGCGTCAGGTCCAGCCGCGGACCCTCAGCTCCCGCACCGCGCCCCGGCGCACCGGGGCGAGCTCCCGGTCCGGCGAGATCCGGCTCGCCGCCTGA
- a CDS encoding cation diffusion facilitator family transporter, whose protein sequence is MTSAHHGHEHGSGGHAGHSHGVTADADRRWLAIALTLIATFMAVEVVIGVVAQSLALISDAAHMLTDAVSIVLALIAMRLAERPARGGFTYGLKRAEILSAQANGLTLLLLGAWLAYEAVRRLFDPPAVEGGLMFYTALAGIAVNVVAAWCISKANRTSLNVEGAYQHILNDLFAFIGTAIAGLVVLLTGFARADAIATLVVVALMFKAGYGLVRESGRIFLEAAPAHLDPDVIGDRLAAHSSVAEVHDLHVWTITSGTPALSAHVLVEPVADCHTVRRDLEKILQCDYEVSHTTLQVDHAPEDFLEVRTGGDDAHCEAAHGPVHRDEPHLH, encoded by the coding sequence ATGACCAGCGCGCACCACGGCCACGAGCACGGGTCGGGCGGGCACGCGGGGCACTCGCACGGTGTCACCGCGGACGCGGACCGCCGCTGGCTCGCGATCGCGCTGACACTGATCGCCACGTTCATGGCGGTCGAGGTCGTCATCGGTGTCGTCGCCCAGTCGCTCGCGCTGATCTCCGACGCCGCGCACATGCTCACCGACGCCGTGTCCATCGTGCTGGCCCTCATCGCGATGCGGCTCGCCGAGCGTCCGGCCCGCGGCGGCTTCACATACGGCCTGAAGCGGGCCGAGATCCTCTCCGCCCAGGCGAACGGGCTGACGCTGCTGCTGCTCGGTGCCTGGCTGGCGTACGAGGCGGTGCGGCGGCTGTTCGATCCGCCCGCGGTGGAGGGCGGGCTGATGTTCTACACGGCCCTCGCGGGCATCGCGGTGAACGTCGTGGCGGCCTGGTGCATCTCGAAGGCCAACCGGACCTCGCTCAACGTCGAGGGCGCCTACCAGCACATACTCAACGACCTGTTCGCGTTCATCGGTACCGCGATCGCCGGTCTCGTCGTGCTGCTGACCGGGTTCGCACGGGCCGACGCCATCGCCACGCTGGTCGTGGTGGCCCTGATGTTCAAGGCCGGTTACGGGCTCGTACGGGAGTCGGGGCGGATCTTTCTGGAGGCGGCGCCCGCGCACCTCGACCCGGACGTCATCGGGGACCGGCTGGCCGCGCACTCGTCGGTCGCCGAGGTGCACGACCTCCATGTGTGGACCATCACCTCGGGGACGCCGGCGCTGTCCGCGCACGTCCTGGTCGAACCCGTCGCGGACTGCCACACCGTGCGCCGGGACCTGGAGAAGATCCTGCAGTGCGACTACGAGGTCAGCCACACCACCCTTCAGGTCGACCACGCCCCCGAGGACTTCCTTGAGGTCCGCACCGGCGGCGACGACGCGCACTGCGAGGCCGCGCACGGTCCGGTCCACCGCGACGAGCCGCACCTGCACTGA
- a CDS encoding ClpP family protease yields the protein MSSYTIPNVVERTPQGERAYDIYSRLLSERIIFLGTEIDDGVANVVIAQLLHLESAGPEREIAIYLNSPGGSFTSLMAIYDTMSFVSAPISTFCVGQAASTAAVLLAGGDPGRRFILEHARVLLGQPASGGARGTVSDLSLQAKEMLRIRSQVEEVLSLHTHHSVETLRADMDRDKIFTAREAVAYGLADEVLSGRLAAAA from the coding sequence ATGAGCTCGTACACGATTCCCAATGTCGTCGAGCGCACCCCGCAGGGCGAGCGCGCGTACGACATCTACAGCCGGCTGCTGTCCGAGCGGATCATCTTCCTCGGTACCGAGATCGACGACGGCGTGGCCAACGTCGTCATCGCCCAGCTGCTCCACCTGGAGTCGGCGGGGCCCGAGCGGGAGATCGCGATCTACCTCAACTCGCCCGGCGGCTCGTTCACCTCGCTCATGGCGATCTACGACACGATGAGCTTCGTCAGCGCGCCCATCTCGACGTTCTGCGTCGGACAGGCCGCCTCGACCGCGGCGGTGCTCCTGGCGGGCGGAGACCCCGGCCGACGCTTCATCCTGGAACACGCGCGGGTGCTGCTCGGCCAGCCCGCGAGCGGCGGCGCGCGAGGGACGGTCTCCGACCTGAGCCTCCAGGCCAAGGAGATGCTCCGGATCCGTTCCCAGGTCGAGGAGGTGCTGTCCCTGCACACCCACCACTCCGTCGAGACCCTGCGCGCCGACATGGACCGCGACAAGATCTTCACCGCGCGGGAGGCGGTGGCGTACGGGCTCGCCGACGAGGTGCTGAGCGGGCGCCTGGCGGCCGCCGCCTGA
- a CDS encoding alpha-N-acetylglucosaminidase encodes MTLPEEQGTGTPAARQLLRRLLGDRAAEFTAEVVPGGAGRDWYEVDAGPGGVALRGSSGVAVASALRWYLRTACGTQITWDAPGPRLPDRLPRTGTTPRTTSPYPHRYHFNVCTFGYTTAFWEWARWERHIDWMALHGVTTPLAMTGLEAAWQRALLSTGLDDGTARSFLGGPAYLPWNWLASLDGWSGPLPQSWIDGHADLGRRILARERALGMRPVLQGFSGHVPQELIAERGARSTTLPWWDFEVGMLDPRDPLFEEFGTTLLTEQTRLFGTDHLYAADPFIETTPPVSDPADLAQVARAVHGVMTAVDDRATWVLQAWPFSYRSRYWTPERTGAFLDAIPDDGLLILDLWAEHRPVWQRTDGYRKKPWVWCMLHSLGGRPGLYGKLDEIATGAARAQSDARGGSLSGTGASMEAFGGDPVLYELLADVAWQGSVDDVRAWLETWTRARYGRATPGLLRAWDLLHDSVYASEGPGPPGSVIVGRPTLEGDLRHELPVHLADRPSPDVPQALAEAWVLLADEATQEDSAGPLGRDLCDVTAQVLTHVACERQWRAADAALARDADGFHRAARELLDTIEDLDTLLATRPEHRLDTWLADARGWAATPAEADLYETDARRLITLWGHTRSKLHDYSGRHWAGLVGTFYLPRWRGWYEHIARALETGSPYRAEEFEASLLAQEERWVADRSGPATPGAGTAGATLDVVRTLMPRYRVLREQWERRG; translated from the coding sequence ATGACACTTCCCGAGGAACAGGGCACCGGAACCCCGGCCGCCCGGCAGCTGCTCCGGCGCCTCCTGGGGGACCGGGCCGCGGAGTTCACCGCCGAGGTGGTCCCCGGGGGCGCCGGACGCGACTGGTACGAGGTCGACGCCGGGCCGGGCGGAGTGGCCCTGCGCGGGTCCAGCGGGGTCGCGGTCGCCTCCGCGCTGCGCTGGTACCTGCGGACCGCCTGCGGGACGCAGATCACCTGGGACGCTCCCGGGCCCCGGCTGCCGGACCGGCTGCCGCGCACCGGCACGACACCGCGGACGACCTCCCCGTACCCGCACCGCTACCACTTCAACGTGTGCACCTTCGGCTACACCACGGCGTTCTGGGAGTGGGCGCGCTGGGAACGCCACATCGACTGGATGGCCCTGCACGGAGTGACCACACCCCTCGCCATGACCGGACTCGAAGCGGCCTGGCAACGCGCCCTGCTGAGCACCGGCCTCGACGACGGGACCGCCCGGAGCTTCCTCGGCGGACCGGCCTACCTGCCGTGGAACTGGCTCGCCTCGCTCGACGGCTGGTCCGGCCCCCTGCCGCAGAGCTGGATCGACGGACACGCCGACCTCGGCCGGCGCATCCTCGCCCGGGAACGCGCCCTGGGCATGCGGCCGGTCCTCCAGGGCTTCTCCGGGCACGTCCCGCAGGAGCTGATCGCGGAGCGGGGCGCCCGCTCGACGACCCTCCCCTGGTGGGACTTCGAGGTCGGCATGCTCGACCCGCGGGACCCGCTCTTCGAGGAGTTCGGTACCACCCTGCTGACCGAGCAGACCCGGCTCTTCGGCACCGACCACCTCTACGCCGCCGACCCCTTCATCGAGACGACACCCCCGGTCAGCGACCCCGCCGACCTCGCCCAGGTCGCGCGGGCGGTGCACGGCGTCATGACCGCGGTGGACGACCGGGCCACCTGGGTCCTCCAGGCGTGGCCCTTCTCCTACCGCTCCCGCTACTGGACACCCGAACGCACCGGGGCCTTTCTCGACGCCATCCCGGACGACGGACTGCTGATCCTCGACCTGTGGGCCGAGCACCGGCCGGTCTGGCAGCGCACCGACGGCTACCGGAAGAAGCCCTGGGTGTGGTGCATGCTCCACAGCCTCGGCGGGCGGCCCGGCCTCTACGGAAAGCTGGACGAGATCGCCACCGGCGCCGCCCGCGCGCAGTCCGACGCACGCGGCGGCTCACTGTCCGGGACCGGCGCGAGCATGGAGGCCTTCGGCGGCGATCCGGTCCTGTACGAGCTGCTGGCCGACGTCGCCTGGCAGGGCTCCGTCGACGACGTACGAGCCTGGCTGGAGACCTGGACGCGGGCCCGGTACGGCCGTGCGACCCCCGGACTGCTGCGCGCCTGGGACCTGCTGCACGACAGCGTCTACGCGTCCGAAGGCCCCGGGCCACCGGGCTCGGTCATCGTCGGGCGGCCCACGCTGGAGGGCGATCTGCGGCACGAGCTGCCCGTCCACCTGGCCGACCGGCCGTCGCCCGACGTACCACAGGCCCTGGCCGAGGCCTGGGTGCTCCTGGCCGACGAGGCGACCCAGGAGGACAGCGCGGGGCCGCTCGGCCGGGACCTGTGCGACGTCACCGCGCAGGTGCTCACCCACGTGGCGTGCGAACGGCAGTGGCGGGCGGCGGACGCGGCCCTGGCCCGCGACGCCGACGGCTTCCACCGGGCCGCCCGCGAACTCCTCGACACCATCGAGGACCTGGACACGCTGCTGGCCACCCGGCCCGAACACCGGCTGGACACCTGGCTGGCCGACGCCCGCGGATGGGCCGCCACCCCGGCCGAGGCCGACCTGTACGAGACCGACGCACGACGTCTGATCACCCTCTGGGGCCACACCCGCAGCAAGCTGCACGACTACTCGGGCCGCCACTGGGCCGGCCTGGTCGGCACGTTCTACCTGCCCCGCTGGCGCGGCTGGTACGAGCACATCGCCCGGGCGCTGGAGACCGGATCCCCCTACCGGGCCGAGGAGTTCGAGGCATCGCTGCTCGCCCAGGAGGAGCGGTGGGTGGCCGACCGCAGCGGGCCGGCGACACCGGGAGCGGGTACCGCCGGAGCGACGCTTGACGTGGTGCGTACTCTGATGCCCCGCTACCGCGTCCTTCGAGAACAGTGGGAACGCCGGGGATAG
- a CDS encoding carbohydrate ABC transporter permease — translation MGSRPPVRSGEARRRWRGYVYVLPAFAVYFAFAVLPALHTAYLSLFEWDGVTLGEWVGLGNYAEIFQDSILRRSVFNALVLVVFFSLVPIVLGLLSAGLLARYRRPGMGAYRFLFMLPQVVPLVAVGVTWRWLYGDDGVVNQTLRAVGLDSVARAWLGDFDAALIAVGLVGTWVLSGLCMMLFLSGVQKVEPSLYEAARIDGAGPVREFVSVTLPHLRGELAVAMTVTTVAALASFDIVYVTTNGGPGEQTTVPGLLVYRLAFSEGKVGLAAALAVVLGVLILAIVYLINRLSRDRT, via the coding sequence ATGGGGAGTAGGCCGCCGGTCCGCAGCGGGGAGGCCCGCAGGCGGTGGCGCGGGTACGTGTACGTCCTGCCCGCCTTCGCCGTGTACTTCGCCTTCGCGGTGCTGCCCGCCCTGCACACGGCGTATCTGTCGCTGTTCGAGTGGGACGGCGTCACGCTCGGCGAGTGGGTCGGGCTCGGCAACTACGCGGAGATCTTCCAGGACTCGATCCTGCGCCGGTCGGTGTTCAACGCCCTGGTGCTGGTGGTGTTCTTCTCCCTCGTGCCCATCGTGCTCGGGCTGCTGTCGGCCGGTCTGCTGGCCCGCTACCGGCGGCCCGGCATGGGGGCGTACCGCTTCCTGTTCATGCTGCCGCAGGTCGTGCCGCTCGTCGCGGTCGGCGTGACCTGGCGCTGGCTGTACGGGGACGACGGGGTGGTCAACCAGACACTGCGCGCGGTGGGCCTGGACAGCGTGGCCCGGGCGTGGCTGGGCGATTTCGACGCCGCGCTGATCGCCGTGGGACTCGTCGGCACCTGGGTGCTGAGCGGTCTGTGCATGATGCTCTTCCTCAGCGGCGTGCAGAAGGTGGAGCCCAGCCTGTACGAGGCGGCCCGGATCGACGGCGCGGGCCCGGTCCGCGAGTTCGTGTCGGTGACGCTGCCGCATCTGCGGGGTGAACTCGCCGTCGCCATGACCGTCACGACGGTGGCCGCGCTGGCCAGCTTCGACATCGTGTACGTGACGACGAACGGCGGTCCGGGCGAGCAGACGACGGTTCCCGGCCTGCTCGTGTACCGGCTGGCGTTCTCCGAGGGCAAGGTGGGGCTCGCCGCGGCCCTGGCCGTCGTCCTGGGCGTCCTGATACTCGCGATCGTCTACCTCATCAACCGTCTGTCGAGGGATCGGACATGA
- a CDS encoding ATP-dependent Clp protease proteolytic subunit: MALSSTAFDPGPRAEEGDTPPSRFDDHLAAQLLNQRIIFLGTQVDEVSANRVCAQLLLLSAEDPRTDIGLYVNSPGGSVHAGLAIYDTMRLIPNDVSTLAMGFAASMGQFLLTVGTPGKRYSLPNARIMMHQPSAGIGGTTADIAIQAENLRFTKETIERITAEHTGQSEETISRDGDRDRWFTAEQAREYGMVDRVVEALDDVRPASSKRRMGL, from the coding sequence ATGGCACTCAGCAGCACCGCGTTCGACCCAGGGCCACGGGCCGAGGAGGGTGACACCCCGCCGTCACGGTTCGACGACCACCTCGCCGCCCAGCTCCTCAACCAGCGCATCATCTTCCTCGGCACCCAGGTCGACGAGGTCTCCGCGAACCGCGTCTGCGCGCAACTGCTCCTGCTCTCCGCCGAGGACCCCCGCACCGACATCGGTCTCTACGTCAACAGCCCGGGCGGCTCCGTCCACGCGGGCCTGGCGATCTACGACACCATGCGGCTCATCCCGAACGACGTCTCGACCCTGGCCATGGGATTCGCCGCGAGCATGGGGCAGTTCCTGCTCACCGTCGGCACCCCCGGCAAGCGCTACTCGCTCCCGAACGCGCGGATCATGATGCACCAGCCCTCCGCGGGCATCGGCGGCACCACCGCCGACATCGCCATCCAGGCCGAGAACCTCCGGTTCACCAAGGAGACCATCGAGCGCATCACCGCCGAACACACCGGCCAGAGCGAGGAGACGATCTCCCGCGACGGCGACCGCGACCGCTGGTTCACGGCCGAACAGGCCAGGGAGTACGGCATGGTCGACCGGGTCGTCGAAGCACTCGACGACGTCCGCCCGGCCTCCTCGAAGCGACGGATGGGGCTCTGA
- a CDS encoding CAP domain-containing protein: protein MSELVPGGNLPLPGGALTLRVSGPFDVSALVTDDSGTVRGDADFVFYNQPAAPGARLSGETLTVDPAALRAGASRVTVVVSPAEPGTPLGRLPAPTLRVTGAGGRLLARFTPPRPERETVLLLAEIYRRGTAWKLRALGQGYADGLAGIARDFGIEVSEDADAGARSEPAPAPAPAPAPAGMHSSGMRGSGTGGPVADGFLGLVNSARAAVGSAPVALDARLTAAARAHAATMAARGRLGSEGADGLSVHQRVTAGGYAYLTIGEHLVSGPRDPAEFVEYCLSGERTRRTVQDPAFTEAGVACVPDGRSGTLYWTALWARPLTPAGLTRTAAEVLALTNAERAAAGLPPLVEDPLLTRAAQAHSADMVARAFYSHTAPDGSEPWHRAAAAGSARRTIGENIACGQRSPAEVVQGWMDSPGHRANILKPAFTHMGVGFAGGGSAGTYWTQLFGA, encoded by the coding sequence ATGAGTGAGTTGGTACCCGGCGGCAATCTGCCCCTGCCCGGCGGCGCCCTGACCCTGCGGGTGTCCGGCCCGTTCGACGTGTCGGCGCTCGTCACCGACGACAGCGGCACCGTGCGCGGGGACGCCGACTTCGTGTTCTACAACCAGCCGGCCGCCCCCGGCGCGCGCCTGAGCGGGGAGACCCTCACGGTCGATCCGGCCGCGCTGCGGGCCGGGGCGAGCCGCGTCACCGTCGTCGTCAGTCCCGCCGAGCCCGGGACCCCGCTGGGACGGCTGCCCGCGCCGACCTTGCGGGTCACCGGGGCCGGCGGTCGTCTCCTCGCCCGGTTCACACCGCCGCGTCCGGAGCGGGAGACCGTGCTGCTGCTCGCGGAGATCTACCGCCGCGGAACCGCGTGGAAGCTGCGCGCACTGGGCCAGGGGTACGCCGACGGGCTGGCGGGGATCGCTCGGGACTTCGGGATCGAGGTGAGCGAGGACGCCGACGCGGGTGCCCGCTCCGAACCCGCTCCCGCTCCCGCTCCCGCTCCCGCTCCCGCCGGAATGCATAGCTCCGGAATGCGTGGCTCCGGAACCGGCGGGCCCGTCGCCGACGGATTTCTCGGGCTCGTGAACTCCGCCCGCGCCGCCGTCGGTTCCGCGCCCGTCGCCCTGGACGCCCGTCTGACGGCCGCCGCGCGGGCGCACGCCGCCACGATGGCCGCACGGGGTCGCCTGGGCTCGGAGGGCGCCGACGGACTCTCCGTCCACCAGCGCGTCACCGCGGGCGGCTACGCCTACCTCACGATCGGCGAGCACCTGGTCTCCGGGCCGCGCGATCCGGCGGAGTTCGTGGAGTACTGCCTGTCGGGCGAGCGGACCCGGCGGACGGTCCAGGACCCGGCGTTCACCGAGGCCGGTGTGGCCTGCGTGCCCGACGGCCGGTCCGGCACGCTCTACTGGACGGCGCTGTGGGCCAGGCCCCTGACCCCGGCCGGCCTGACGCGGACCGCCGCCGAGGTACTCGCGCTCACCAACGCGGAGCGGGCCGCGGCCGGTCTGCCGCCGCTGGTCGAGGACCCCCTGCTCACCAGGGCGGCGCAGGCGCACAGCGCGGACATGGTGGCTCGCGCCTTCTACTCCCACACGGCCCCCGACGGCAGCGAGCCCTGGCACCGGGCCGCCGCGGCGGGCAGCGCCCGCCGCACCATCGGCGAGAACATCGCCTGCGGCCAGCGCTCCCCCGCCGAGGTCGTCCAGGGCTGGATGGACAGCCCCGGCCACCGCGCCAACATCCTCAAGCCCGCCTTCACCCACATGGGCGTCGGCTTCGCGGGCGGCGGTTCGGCGGGCACGTACTGGACGCAGCTCTTCGGCGCCTGA
- a CDS encoding GntR family transcriptional regulator, producing MTVEDRRSDDGQVTDSFKHEALRRRLQADIAGMRPDEALPTERQLAERYDVSRATARRALQALREDGLIRSVRGVGSFVSHPQITKTSTLTSFSEDLRSRGYRPSAELLAAELVEADLHHSTALGVDPGTTLHRIERLRLGDGFPICLETVYLSAERFPDLDESLLKGSLSEALQTTQGVRVVRATQQIRAVNVTGRQARLLGVKEGSAALLVRRTAFDETGHVVEYGESLCRGDLYEFSLVVTK from the coding sequence GTGACGGTCGAGGACAGGCGCTCGGACGACGGCCAGGTGACGGACTCCTTCAAGCACGAGGCGCTGCGGCGACGGCTCCAGGCCGACATCGCCGGGATGCGCCCCGACGAGGCGCTGCCCACCGAACGGCAGCTCGCCGAACGGTACGACGTCAGCCGGGCGACCGCCCGGCGCGCGCTCCAGGCGCTCCGCGAGGACGGCCTCATCCGCAGTGTGCGGGGCGTCGGATCCTTCGTCTCCCACCCCCAGATCACCAAGACGTCGACGCTCACCTCGTTCTCCGAGGACCTGCGCTCGCGCGGCTACCGGCCCAGCGCCGAACTCCTCGCCGCGGAACTCGTCGAGGCCGACCTGCACCACTCCACGGCCCTGGGCGTCGACCCCGGCACCACCCTCCACCGCATCGAACGGCTGCGCCTCGGCGACGGCTTCCCCATCTGCCTGGAGACCGTCTACCTCTCCGCCGAGCGCTTCCCGGACCTGGACGAGTCACTGCTCAAGGGCTCGCTCTCGGAAGCCCTGCAGACCACCCAGGGCGTCCGGGTCGTGCGGGCCACCCAACAGATCCGCGCGGTGAACGTCACCGGCCGCCAGGCCCGGCTGCTCGGCGTCAAGGAGGGCTCCGCCGCCCTGCTGGTCCGCCGCACGGCCTTCGACGAGACGGGCCATGTCGTCGAGTACGGCGAGTCGCTGTGCCGGGGAGACCTGTACGAGTTCTCGCTGGTCGTCACCAAGTAG
- a CDS encoding sugar isomerase domain-containing protein, with product MNADLAYFAALQENLTAMATAERPAIERAARAVADSIVAGGVVHYFGSGHSQLVAVEPLQRAGGLAPVNVIADPALSPVAPRHAGAAERVSGYAAAVLRTADIRAGEVVVVVSNSGINAVPVEFALGARESGATVVAVTSRAHSLAAESRHSGGLRLLDVADIVIDTHGSPGDTVVPLGDLAVGALSTVLGAALVNALTCRAAQLLAEHHKQEPPLIVSQNTDADAEHRNNELLERFRDRCPRG from the coding sequence ATGAACGCCGATCTCGCCTACTTCGCCGCACTCCAGGAGAACCTCACCGCGATGGCCACCGCCGAGCGGCCCGCGATCGAGCGCGCCGCCCGGGCCGTGGCGGACAGCATCGTGGCCGGGGGTGTCGTCCACTACTTCGGCAGCGGCCACTCCCAACTCGTCGCCGTCGAACCGCTGCAGCGCGCCGGCGGACTCGCGCCGGTCAACGTCATCGCGGACCCGGCGCTCTCCCCCGTGGCCCCGCGCCACGCCGGCGCGGCCGAACGCGTCAGCGGCTACGCGGCGGCCGTCCTGCGTACGGCGGACATCAGGGCGGGCGAGGTGGTGGTCGTCGTCTCCAACTCCGGGATCAACGCCGTGCCCGTCGAATTCGCTCTGGGCGCCCGCGAGTCGGGGGCGACCGTGGTGGCCGTCACCAGCCGGGCGCACTCCCTGGCCGCCGAGTCCCGGCACAGCGGCGGGCTGCGGCTGCTCGACGTCGCCGACATCGTCATCGACACCCACGGCAGCCCCGGCGACACGGTGGTGCCGCTGGGCGACCTGGCCGTGGGAGCCCTGTCGACCGTGCTGGGGGCGGCCCTGGTGAACGCCCTGACCTGCCGGGCGGCCCAACTGCTCGCCGAACATCACAAGCAGGAACCGCCGTTGATCGTCAGTCAGAACACCGACGCCGACGCCGAGCACCGCAACAACGAGCTGCTGGAGCGGTTCAGGGACCGCTGTCCGAGAGGCTGA